CTTCTGTAATCGTCAACAGAGAAAGCAGCCGCCCCTCCCGAACCTTATGAATGCATACTAGCGAACCTTTTTCTGGCAATCGGGCTCATATATTCTAAAGGTGCAAAGGGGGAATCATGGCTGCTGACGTTGACGCACTTGTTGTGAGGGTTGCAGATGTCTGTACCTATAAGTGGGACATGCTTCGCAATCGACCATTTGCCTTTCTTTTATCTGCATTTGCTGGCGGTGCCTTTGTGGTATTTGGTGCTATGCTTGCCCTGTCAGTCAGTGCTGGCGTACCAGGCAACCTGGCACCTGGTCTCGCCAACCTTTTGATGGGTCTAGTTTTCATGTTTTCTCTTGTCATTATCATGCTTGGAGGGATGACTCTGGTCACCGCGGATATGGCTGTGGGAATTATTGGCGTATTTCACAAGAGAATATCGTGGCCGGCTTTTTTTTATGGGGTACTGCTTGGCTATATCGGCAATTTCGCCGGAAGTATGTTTTTCATGTGGCTGCTCAGTAAAGGCGGCAGTTACGCCTCAGCAGCATGGCTTCAGCAGGCCCATGTAATAGCACTGAAGAAGACCGGCATGTCTTCCATGGAGATTTTTGCGATGGCCATTGTCTGTACTTGGACGTTGCAGACAGCGGCGCTGCTCTACATAAAAGCGGACGAGGATATCGCCAAGATTGCCATGGCCGCCTATGGTCCTCTAGCCTTTGTTGCAGGCATGACTGAACACTGCATTGCCAATATCGGTTTTCTGGCGCTGCCTCTTTTCCAGCAGGATCTTTTCGTTCAAGCGCACGGAGCCGTGTCGTCGCAAGTGCCCATTCTATTGCACTGGGGTTTCGGGCAGTATGGCTGGGCGCATAATCAATTGTATACCATTCTGGGAAACTTCATCGGAGGAATCTTTTTCGTTGGTATTGTCTTTCAGCTTGTCTCTCATCCAAAGAGAGTCTCTGAACTGTACAAAAACAAGAAAAGTTTCATGTTGAAACTTTGAAAGGAGAATCCTGCATGAATTATCACTACACCCCCTTTGATCCACTGGTATGGTTAATATTTGCCTTGTTTGTGATCTGTACTTTTCTGATCGTCAAAATCTATCATCACATTTACCCGAATTATCCGCAAAATGTTGAAAAAGAGACAGCGTCGGTCTCAGAAGAAAAAACAAGTTGGCAAACCGAGTAACGTTGTCCCTGTCAATGCGGTAAGAGTAGTTGGCAACAATCCCCACTTGCGAGTAAATGTTTCCCTGCGAAACAAAAAAGCTGGGGCAGGATCGAGAGGGTGAGAAGATAATCTGGATTGAGCTTGCGGCTTTGTAGGAATATTGGAGCTGCACCCGAAGGCTGTCTCCAGGCATTTCTGCAAATCGGGAGAAGGAGGCGAATGAAATGAATAAAACAGAATGGATTCCTACCGCATGTTATCAGTGCAAGGCTGAATGTGCCATCCTCGCCAGGGTAGAAGGGGGCAAATTGAAGGAGATTCGGGGAAACCCCAGAGCTCGCGGCAAAGCATGCGTCAAGGGCATGGCAGGTGTTTCCTTGCAGTACTCTCCGGAACGCCTCAAATATCCTATGAAGCGAGTGGGGCAGCGAGGAGAAGGAAAGTTTGCAAGAATACCGTGGGAAGAAGCGATGGACATAATTACCGGCAAACTACAGGAGTTGCGAGAGCGCGGCGAGGCCCACAAGCTTACGGCAAACTTCTTTCCTCACAGTATCACGGATCCCAAGTGGCGCTTCCTCAACGCCTATGGAGGCTTCATCAATACTGCCTTACCTCACTGCGATTCCGCTAAGATAGTGGCGTTTATAAAGACCATGGGGGGCGTGCCGAATCATCACATCCCACCCGCATGGTTTACGGTACCAAAAGGTGGAATCATGATCCTCGCTGGCCGCCATGCCTTTGGCGGCTTGGAAGACGCTGCGGTTCCCAAGGATATTCTCGAAGCGCGGGCACGGGGTGCCAAGCTGGTGGTGATTGATCCCATTTTTACGCATGAAGCTGCGAAAGCCGATCTCTGGATTCCGATTAAGCCAAGCGGTGACACCGCTTTCTTTGTTGGCATGATTCATCACATTATTACCAATGACTTGTATGACAAGAATTTCGTCGAAAAGTGGATTCGAGCAGGAGATTTCGGAAAACTGAGAGAGTATATTGCTGACAAGCCACCTGAAAAAATGAGCGAGATTTGCGAAGTTCCTGTGGAGACAATTAAACAGTTGGCTGAAGAATGCGCTGCCGCACCATCCGTGGGTGTTGACAGCTTTAAAGGGGTCATGCTGGGGAACGCTATGGACTTCGCCCACGCATGGACTATTTTCTTGAGCATTACAGGCAACATAGATAACCCTGGTGGTCAACCACTTCCGGATCTACTGCCGCTCTCGCCGGTGGAACCTGAGCCGTCGCCGCCTGATTTGCACGAATTGGGCTGGCATCGTACTGGCCCGGACAGGGAAAAATTCGCAAAGTATTCTTTCATCATGGAGCCGACATGGTATGAGGCCCAGGCCATAAAGAACGGGGGACTCAAGGTGCTTATCACCGCAGAATCGAACCCTGCTTTGACGGAGATGGGCCAGAATTCCTGGCAAGAGGCAGTCTGCGAACGAGATGCGAATGGAGATTACAAGTTGGAGTTGCTGGTCAGCTCTGAAATCATGATGTCCGAGACGGCTAGGTTTGCAGACCTCGTGCTTCCGGACAAATCGTACTTTGAACGGTGGGAACTTCTCTATATGCCCTGGTGGTACAATTTCGGCCATGGCCTCTGTTTGCGCCAGCCGGTGGTGGAATCCCCTGGCGAATGCCGCCATTCAAATGAGGTCTTCATCGAATTGGGCAAGCGCCTTGTACCGGAGTTCTTTCAGTTTGAGGATGACATTGCTTATTATGACATTCAACTGCAAGGCTTGGGCCTGTCCGTGAAAAAATTACAAGAAATGGGTGGCCTCTGGTCACCGGGTACCATGGGGTTTCGAAAATACGAAAAGGCTGGGGGTTTTGGTACTCCAAGCAAGAAAATACATCTCTATTGGGAGGACCTTGCAGAAGATCCCTGGAATCAGGAATGGCCCAGGGTGGAATTGGCTCCCGAATATAGAGACAATGCTGAAAAGTATCCTTTCATTCTAGTTTCATACCGTACTATTTTCCATTCAGGAGCTGGACAGTGGACTCATAATAATCCCCAGCTTCGAGATCGCATTTCGGGATTTTACGAAAACCCGCTTTTGA
This DNA window, taken from Deltaproteobacteria bacterium, encodes the following:
- a CDS encoding formate/nitrite transporter family protein, whose translation is MAADVDALVVRVADVCTYKWDMLRNRPFAFLLSAFAGGAFVVFGAMLALSVSAGVPGNLAPGLANLLMGLVFMFSLVIIMLGGMTLVTADMAVGIIGVFHKRISWPAFFYGVLLGYIGNFAGSMFFMWLLSKGGSYASAAWLQQAHVIALKKTGMSSMEIFAMAIVCTWTLQTAALLYIKADEDIAKIAMAAYGPLAFVAGMTEHCIANIGFLALPLFQQDLFVQAHGAVSSQVPILLHWGFGQYGWAHNQLYTILGNFIGGIFFVGIVFQLVSHPKRVSELYKNKKSFMLKL
- a CDS encoding molybdopterin-dependent oxidoreductase; translation: MNKTEWIPTACYQCKAECAILARVEGGKLKEIRGNPRARGKACVKGMAGVSLQYSPERLKYPMKRVGQRGEGKFARIPWEEAMDIITGKLQELRERGEAHKLTANFFPHSITDPKWRFLNAYGGFINTALPHCDSAKIVAFIKTMGGVPNHHIPPAWFTVPKGGIMILAGRHAFGGLEDAAVPKDILEARARGAKLVVIDPIFTHEAAKADLWIPIKPSGDTAFFVGMIHHIITNDLYDKNFVEKWIRAGDFGKLREYIADKPPEKMSEICEVPVETIKQLAEECAAAPSVGVDSFKGVMLGNAMDFAHAWTIFLSITGNIDNPGGQPLPDLLPLSPVEPEPSPPDLHELGWHRTGPDREKFAKYSFIMEPTWYEAQAIKNGGLKVLITAESNPALTEMGQNSWQEAVCERDANGDYKLELLVSSEIMMSETARFADLVLPDKSYFERWELLYMPWWYNFGHGLCLRQPVVESPGECRHSNEVFIELGKRLVPEFFQFEDDIAYYDIQLQGLGLSVKKLQEMGGLWSPGTMGFRKYEKAGGFGTPSKKIHLYWEDLAEDPWNQEWPRVELAPEYRDNAEKYPFILVSYRTIFHSGAGQWTHNNPQLRDRISGFYENPLLMNPLAAKDLGLSQGDRVIVESPWGSVQLQVELTEGIRPDCVGLAHGFGSTVGRVATAGKGVASNILIPDAGATLQWQDVIGGESHVSTRVRVVK